A stretch of the Papaver somniferum cultivar HN1 chromosome 6, ASM357369v1, whole genome shotgun sequence genome encodes the following:
- the LOC113288449 gene encoding kinesin-like protein KIN-8B isoform X1, protein MPSIRAPASKQATTLSVIVKCRPLSKRELQRNRNIVRVTNNKEFLVLDPDLSKDYLDRMQNRTKEKKYMFDYAFGPNSKNLDVYETSIASTIAGVIHGLNATVFAYGSTGSGKTYTMVGARNDPGLMVLSLNTIFDLIKQDKSSDDFEVNCSYLEVYNEVIYDLLEKSSGHLELREDPEQGIVVAGLRSIKVHSADRILELLNLGNSRRKTESTEANATSSRSHAVLEITVRRKHKNQYQNQVIRGKLALVDLAGSERASETNSGGQKLRDGANINRSLLALANCINALGKQHKKGLAYVPYRNSKLTRILKDGLSGNSQTVMIATVSPANSQYHHTVNTLKYADRAKEIKTHIQKNIGTVDTHVSDYQRMIDNLQIEVCRLRKELADKETQLSVKPAERTVDDEPSWLNVLSHQTSENVQDRINLQKALFELEETNLRNRIELQHLDDSIAKERVIRKDGAVVQALRLRRQNILDNIRDNDDSGANYQKEIVANENHRRKLQDMIEEAISNNGNRTYLHILSQYRILGMANTELQFEMAMRDQVINNQREAQRNLWNLIMGLGIDQKKIVETASKQGITIEDWAASHHGPASPAPSYGRLPPLWTGIGQSYSSSSPVLQHQQDGYRSWGTCESDAARTVHREEHHREEHHSSYVLLSHDHSPSAYLGMSSSTEHWVSSGRPNPRHCSPDILSYQERRVQSSPIEGGVPTLSLPPEFVRNEGTCDTNRWQLAEHPQIRQNTGNSPCKEIMTRHTGSARPLF, encoded by the exons ATGCCAAGCATTAGAGCTCCAGCTTCGAAACAAGCCACGACCCTCTCG GTTATTGTAAAATGTAGACCGTTAAGTAAGAGAGAACTGCAAAGGAACAGAAATATTGTGAGAGTGACTAATAATAAG GAGTTTCTTGTCTTGGATCCTGACTTGTCCAAGGACTACCTTGATCGTATGCAAAATCGAACTAAAGAGAAAAAATATATGTTCGATTATGCATTTGGTCCCAATTCCAAAAACTTG GATGTTTATGAGACAAGTATAGCCTCTACAATTGCCGGAGTTATTCATGGTCTTAATGCTACTGTTTTTGCATATGGGTCAACTGGAAG TGGTAAAACTTACACAATGGTTGGCGCAAGGAATGATCCCGGGCTTATGGTTCTTAGCTTGAACACAATATTTGATCTGATAAAACAGGACAAAAGTTCTGATGACTTTGAAGTCAATTGTTCTTACCTGGAAGTCTACAACGAA GTTATCTATGATTTGCTTGAAAAATCATCTGGGCATTTGGAGCTTAGAGAGGATCCTGAACAAGGAATAGTTGTTGCTGGACTTAGAAGTATCAAG GTGCATTCAGCTGATAGGATTCTGGAGCTCCTTAATTTGGGTAACAGTAGGCGAAAAACAGAAAGTACTGAAGCAAATGCTACATCTTCACG CTCACATGCTGTTCTGGAGATTACTGTAAGAAGGAAGCATAAAAATCAATATCAGAACCAAGTTATCCGTGGTAAACTTGCGCTAGTTGATCTTGCTGGAAG TGAAAGGGCTTCTGAAACAAATAGTGGAGGGCAAAAGCTAAGAGATGGAGCCAATATTAACCGCTCACTTCTTGCTCTAGCGAACTGTATTAATGCTCTTGGAAAACAGCATAAGAAGGGTCTTGCGTATGTTCCTTATCGTAATAG CAAATTGACGAGGATCCTTAAAGATGGCCTGAGTGGTAATTCTCAAACTGTTATGATTGCTACAGTGTCACCTGCTAACAGTCAGTATCATCACACTGTTAATACCCTGAAGTATGCTGACCGAGCAAAAGAGATCAAAACACACATCCAG AAAAACATTGGTACAGTGGATACACATGTTTCAGACTACCAACGAATGATCGATAATCTTCAG ATTGAAGTATGTCGGCTGAGAAAGGAACTAGCAGATAAGGAGACACAATTAAGTGTCAAACCTGCTGAAAGGACAGTGGACGATGAACCATCTTGGCTGAATGTGTTAAGCCATCAAACCAGTGAAAATGTTCAGGATCGAATAAACCTACAAAAGGCTTTGTTTGAACTCGAAGAAACTAATCTTCGTAATCGCATCGAGCTCCAACATTTAGATGATTCTATTGCAAAGGAACGG GTTATACGGAAGGATGGAGCAGTTGTACAGGCCTTAAGACTAAGAAGACAGAACATTCTAGATAACATTCGGGATAATGATGATAGTGGTGCAAATTACCAAAAG GAAATAGTGGCAAATGAGAACCACCGACGGAAACTCCAAGACATGATTGAGGAAGCCATTAGCAACAATGGCAACAGAACCTACTTGCATATTCTCAGTCAGTACAGGATCTTG GGGATGGCTAATACTGAGCTCCAGTTTGAAATGGCAATGCGTGATCAAGTCATTAACAACCAAAGGGAAGCACAAAGGAACCTGTGGAACTTGATTATGGGGTTAGGTATAGACCAGAAAAAGATAGTGGAAACTGCGTCCAAGCAAGGAATAACAATCGAAGACTGGGCAGCATCACATCATGGGCCAGCCAGTCCTGCCCCATCTTATGGGAGATTACCACCTCTCTGGACTGGCATTGGACAATCGTACTCTTCAAGCTCTCCTGTCTTGCAACACCAACAAGATGGTTATAGGTCGTGGGGGACGTGTGAGTCAGATGCTGCTCGTACCGTTCATAGGGAGGAGCACCATAGGGAGGAGCACCACAGCTCCTACGTTTTACTATCTCATGACCATTCTCCATCAGCATATTTGGGGATGAGTAGTAGTACTGAGCATTGGGTGAGTAGTGGCAGACCAAATCCACGACATTGCTCCCCTGATATACTTTCATACCAGGAGAGGAGAGTTCAATCTTCACCAATTGAAGGTGGTGTACCCACTTTGTCACTACCCCCGGAATTTGTCCGTAATGAG GGCACATGCGATACAAATAGATGGCAGCTGGCAGAACATCCTCAAATCAGACAAAATACCGGGAACAGTCCATGCAAAGAGATAATGACACGCCATACTGGATCGGCCCGACCGTTATTTTGA
- the LOC113288449 gene encoding kinesin-like protein KIN-8B isoform X2, with amino-acid sequence MPSIRAPASKQATTLSVIVKCRPLSKRELQRNRNIVRVTNNKDVYETSIASTIAGVIHGLNATVFAYGSTGSGKTYTMVGARNDPGLMVLSLNTIFDLIKQDKSSDDFEVNCSYLEVYNEVIYDLLEKSSGHLELREDPEQGIVVAGLRSIKVHSADRILELLNLGNSRRKTESTEANATSSRSHAVLEITVRRKHKNQYQNQVIRGKLALVDLAGSERASETNSGGQKLRDGANINRSLLALANCINALGKQHKKGLAYVPYRNSKLTRILKDGLSGNSQTVMIATVSPANSQYHHTVNTLKYADRAKEIKTHIQKNIGTVDTHVSDYQRMIDNLQIEVCRLRKELADKETQLSVKPAERTVDDEPSWLNVLSHQTSENVQDRINLQKALFELEETNLRNRIELQHLDDSIAKERVIRKDGAVVQALRLRRQNILDNIRDNDDSGANYQKEIVANENHRRKLQDMIEEAISNNGNRTYLHILSQYRILGMANTELQFEMAMRDQVINNQREAQRNLWNLIMGLGIDQKKIVETASKQGITIEDWAASHHGPASPAPSYGRLPPLWTGIGQSYSSSSPVLQHQQDGYRSWGTCESDAARTVHREEHHREEHHSSYVLLSHDHSPSAYLGMSSSTEHWVSSGRPNPRHCSPDILSYQERRVQSSPIEGGVPTLSLPPEFVRNEGTCDTNRWQLAEHPQIRQNTGNSPCKEIMTRHTGSARPLF; translated from the exons ATGCCAAGCATTAGAGCTCCAGCTTCGAAACAAGCCACGACCCTCTCG GTTATTGTAAAATGTAGACCGTTAAGTAAGAGAGAACTGCAAAGGAACAGAAATATTGTGAGAGTGACTAATAATAAG GATGTTTATGAGACAAGTATAGCCTCTACAATTGCCGGAGTTATTCATGGTCTTAATGCTACTGTTTTTGCATATGGGTCAACTGGAAG TGGTAAAACTTACACAATGGTTGGCGCAAGGAATGATCCCGGGCTTATGGTTCTTAGCTTGAACACAATATTTGATCTGATAAAACAGGACAAAAGTTCTGATGACTTTGAAGTCAATTGTTCTTACCTGGAAGTCTACAACGAA GTTATCTATGATTTGCTTGAAAAATCATCTGGGCATTTGGAGCTTAGAGAGGATCCTGAACAAGGAATAGTTGTTGCTGGACTTAGAAGTATCAAG GTGCATTCAGCTGATAGGATTCTGGAGCTCCTTAATTTGGGTAACAGTAGGCGAAAAACAGAAAGTACTGAAGCAAATGCTACATCTTCACG CTCACATGCTGTTCTGGAGATTACTGTAAGAAGGAAGCATAAAAATCAATATCAGAACCAAGTTATCCGTGGTAAACTTGCGCTAGTTGATCTTGCTGGAAG TGAAAGGGCTTCTGAAACAAATAGTGGAGGGCAAAAGCTAAGAGATGGAGCCAATATTAACCGCTCACTTCTTGCTCTAGCGAACTGTATTAATGCTCTTGGAAAACAGCATAAGAAGGGTCTTGCGTATGTTCCTTATCGTAATAG CAAATTGACGAGGATCCTTAAAGATGGCCTGAGTGGTAATTCTCAAACTGTTATGATTGCTACAGTGTCACCTGCTAACAGTCAGTATCATCACACTGTTAATACCCTGAAGTATGCTGACCGAGCAAAAGAGATCAAAACACACATCCAG AAAAACATTGGTACAGTGGATACACATGTTTCAGACTACCAACGAATGATCGATAATCTTCAG ATTGAAGTATGTCGGCTGAGAAAGGAACTAGCAGATAAGGAGACACAATTAAGTGTCAAACCTGCTGAAAGGACAGTGGACGATGAACCATCTTGGCTGAATGTGTTAAGCCATCAAACCAGTGAAAATGTTCAGGATCGAATAAACCTACAAAAGGCTTTGTTTGAACTCGAAGAAACTAATCTTCGTAATCGCATCGAGCTCCAACATTTAGATGATTCTATTGCAAAGGAACGG GTTATACGGAAGGATGGAGCAGTTGTACAGGCCTTAAGACTAAGAAGACAGAACATTCTAGATAACATTCGGGATAATGATGATAGTGGTGCAAATTACCAAAAG GAAATAGTGGCAAATGAGAACCACCGACGGAAACTCCAAGACATGATTGAGGAAGCCATTAGCAACAATGGCAACAGAACCTACTTGCATATTCTCAGTCAGTACAGGATCTTG GGGATGGCTAATACTGAGCTCCAGTTTGAAATGGCAATGCGTGATCAAGTCATTAACAACCAAAGGGAAGCACAAAGGAACCTGTGGAACTTGATTATGGGGTTAGGTATAGACCAGAAAAAGATAGTGGAAACTGCGTCCAAGCAAGGAATAACAATCGAAGACTGGGCAGCATCACATCATGGGCCAGCCAGTCCTGCCCCATCTTATGGGAGATTACCACCTCTCTGGACTGGCATTGGACAATCGTACTCTTCAAGCTCTCCTGTCTTGCAACACCAACAAGATGGTTATAGGTCGTGGGGGACGTGTGAGTCAGATGCTGCTCGTACCGTTCATAGGGAGGAGCACCATAGGGAGGAGCACCACAGCTCCTACGTTTTACTATCTCATGACCATTCTCCATCAGCATATTTGGGGATGAGTAGTAGTACTGAGCATTGGGTGAGTAGTGGCAGACCAAATCCACGACATTGCTCCCCTGATATACTTTCATACCAGGAGAGGAGAGTTCAATCTTCACCAATTGAAGGTGGTGTACCCACTTTGTCACTACCCCCGGAATTTGTCCGTAATGAG GGCACATGCGATACAAATAGATGGCAGCTGGCAGAACATCCTCAAATCAGACAAAATACCGGGAACAGTCCATGCAAAGAGATAATGACACGCCATACTGGATCGGCCCGACCGTTATTTTGA